A genome region from Mesorhizobium sp. B2-1-8 includes the following:
- a CDS encoding acyltransferase family protein: MPVATRVLQFAPMVWVGLISYSLYLVHSPINSFVHYLSLKAVSVPTIVAMTVASFALATFSWKYVEQPFRRKRAFTAALPIFAFSATAIALLCVGGLAGMLGNGFPQRFPDFSTQRIVVGDWRNSVCFNEGASRIEDWNLADCTRTHGFPTNVLLWGDSFAAHYVSGLEANAQKIQANVIQYTYAGCPPNLSFFSYARPNRTRFNERALSIIRDANIQAVILSGRWTDYKARGFGGLQTTIDRLRDMGVKVYVIGQSPEFIADVQKIAFFAKHEGAVSTSWPMAMDADINKQVQLFAKGATFIDPLTYLCDAIGCSYADATSKQFLYFDYGHFSSAGATLAVSKYWPSFAAGGEVAKVREEAPTVTGELAKPSL, from the coding sequence GTGCCTGTCGCCACGCGCGTGCTTCAATTCGCTCCGATGGTCTGGGTCGGCCTCATCTCCTATTCGCTCTACCTTGTTCACTCGCCGATCAATTCCTTCGTCCATTATCTCTCGCTGAAAGCCGTCTCGGTGCCGACGATCGTCGCAATGACGGTGGCCAGCTTCGCCCTGGCGACCTTCTCCTGGAAGTATGTCGAGCAGCCTTTCCGGCGGAAGCGGGCCTTCACCGCCGCGCTGCCTATCTTCGCCTTTTCGGCGACGGCGATCGCCCTGCTGTGCGTCGGCGGTCTGGCCGGTATGCTCGGCAACGGCTTTCCGCAGCGGTTCCCCGATTTCTCGACGCAACGGATCGTGGTGGGGGACTGGCGCAACAGCGTCTGCTTCAACGAGGGCGCGAGCCGGATCGAGGATTGGAACCTTGCCGACTGCACGCGCACGCATGGCTTTCCCACCAATGTGCTGCTGTGGGGCGATTCCTTCGCGGCTCACTACGTTTCGGGCCTGGAGGCCAACGCGCAGAAAATCCAGGCCAACGTCATCCAATATACCTATGCCGGCTGCCCACCCAACCTGTCCTTCTTTTCCTATGCCAGGCCGAACCGCACCCGCTTCAACGAACGGGCGCTGTCGATCATCCGCGATGCCAATATCCAGGCGGTGATCCTGAGCGGCCGATGGACGGACTACAAGGCCAGGGGCTTCGGCGGACTGCAGACGACGATCGACCGGCTGCGTGACATGGGTGTCAAGGTCTATGTCATCGGCCAGTCTCCGGAATTCATCGCCGACGTCCAGAAGATCGCTTTCTTTGCAAAACACGAAGGCGCCGTGAGTACATCCTGGCCAATGGCCATGGATGCCGACATCAACAAGCAGGTGCAGCTCTTCGCCAAGGGCGCGACCTTCATCGACCCGCTCACCTATCTGTGCGACGCCATCGGCTGTTCCTATGCGGATGCCACCAGCAAGCAGTTTCTCTATTTCGACTATGGTCATTTCTCTTCCGCCGGCGCGACGCTGGCCGTCTCGAAATACTGGCCGAGCTTCGCCGCCGGCGGCGAAGTCGCAAAGGTCAGGGAAGAGGCGCCGACCGTCACTGGTGAACTGGCGAAGCCCTCATTGTGA
- a CDS encoding Stf0 family sulfotransferase → MAILTEARSGSEWLGSLTNSTGLFGKSAEWLDTANLGCKPKSFDDLLSAVIDRGGTANGTFAVKLFPRHLHWSQAKYGADFLAECSRRHAMGLILLERRDRLRQAISYCRAKASGHWRSTMDGADLVPQYDFAGICQAYFMIEQSYAFWEAYLRLADLRYDHFFYEDLLDDPRPYVASVARQLSMEMPDGEFETNLRLQRDDLTEDWAERFRSDVKSEDLLAHLPKKVAPRNINNLARFLLKKEMRIGQA, encoded by the coding sequence GTGGCAATATTGACCGAAGCCCGCAGCGGTTCTGAATGGCTTGGCAGCCTCACGAACAGCACGGGATTATTCGGCAAGTCAGCCGAATGGCTCGACACGGCCAATCTGGGCTGCAAGCCGAAATCCTTTGATGATCTGCTATCCGCCGTGATCGATCGCGGCGGAACCGCGAACGGCACGTTCGCCGTGAAGCTGTTTCCACGGCATCTTCACTGGTCGCAGGCCAAATATGGAGCCGACTTCCTGGCGGAATGCAGCCGACGCCATGCCATGGGTTTGATCCTGCTGGAACGGCGGGACCGTCTTCGCCAAGCGATTTCCTATTGCCGGGCGAAGGCGTCAGGCCATTGGAGAAGCACGATGGACGGCGCGGACCTGGTTCCGCAATACGACTTCGCCGGCATCTGCCAAGCCTATTTCATGATCGAGCAGAGCTATGCCTTCTGGGAGGCTTACCTGCGGTTGGCCGATCTGCGTTACGATCACTTTTTCTACGAGGATCTGCTGGACGATCCTCGTCCCTACGTCGCGTCGGTGGCCCGGCAGTTGTCGATGGAAATGCCGGACGGAGAGTTCGAGACGAATTTGCGCCTGCAGCGGGACGACCTCACCGAAGATTGGGCGGAGCGGTTCCGCAGCGACGTCAAATCGGAAGACCTGCTGGCGCATCTGCCCAAGAAGGTGGCGCCGCGGAATATCAACAACCTCGCCCGGTTCCTCCTCAAGAAGGAGATGCGAATCGGCCAGGCTTAG
- a CDS encoding glycosyltransferase family 2 protein encodes MGTGKIDAHRAPMLSVVVPCYNERDGVAELHRRVSAVCLEQSLSYEVVLVIDGATDGTREAIFELAEKDDHVVAIDLARNYGHQIALSAGLEFCRGQRILILDADLQDPPELLGAMMARMDEGFDVVYGQRVKRDGESWFKLASASMFYRLLGRMVDVEIAPDSGDFRLMSRRALDHLIAMPERYRFIRGMVSWIGLRQVAFPYERHRRFAGTTHYPLKKMVLLAVDAMTSFSIVPLRFASLLGMMSGLLGLLVLGYTLLEWSVGNVLPGWTSLAAIMLILGSVQLLVLGIFGEYLGRMYMETKRRPLYFVNEIVSLGQSAKDSDLPVHRLQEMAKRAARA; translated from the coding sequence GTGGGAACGGGAAAAATCGACGCGCACCGCGCACCCATGTTGTCGGTCGTCGTGCCTTGCTACAATGAACGCGACGGCGTGGCGGAGCTTCACCGACGCGTCAGCGCGGTATGCCTCGAGCAAAGCCTCTCCTACGAGGTCGTGCTCGTCATCGATGGGGCGACCGACGGCACCCGCGAGGCCATTTTCGAACTGGCCGAAAAGGACGACCATGTGGTCGCCATCGATCTTGCACGCAACTACGGCCACCAGATCGCCTTGAGCGCGGGGCTGGAATTCTGCCGCGGCCAGCGCATTCTCATTCTCGACGCCGATCTCCAGGATCCGCCCGAACTGCTGGGCGCGATGATGGCCAGGATGGATGAAGGCTTCGACGTCGTCTACGGCCAAAGGGTGAAACGGGACGGCGAAAGCTGGTTCAAGCTGGCCTCCGCCTCGATGTTCTACCGTCTGCTCGGCAGGATGGTCGATGTCGAGATCGCGCCGGACTCCGGAGATTTCCGGTTGATGAGCCGCCGTGCGCTGGACCATCTGATCGCGATGCCCGAACGCTACAGGTTCATTCGCGGCATGGTGAGTTGGATCGGGCTGAGGCAGGTCGCCTTCCCTTATGAACGGCACCGGCGCTTTGCCGGCACAACCCATTACCCGCTGAAGAAGATGGTTCTTCTGGCGGTCGACGCAATGACCAGCTTTTCGATCGTGCCTTTGCGCTTTGCCTCGCTGCTGGGGATGATGTCCGGCCTGCTCGGTCTGCTCGTACTTGGCTATACGCTGTTGGAATGGTCTGTCGGCAATGTGCTGCCTGGCTGGACGAGCCTTGCCGCGATCATGCTCATCCTGGGCAGCGTCCAGCTTCTGGTGCTCGGCATCTTCGGCGAGTATCTCGGCCGCATGTACATGGAGACGAAGCGGCGGCCGCTCTATTTCGTCAACGAGATCGTTTCGCTTGGCCAGTCGGCCAAGGACAGCGATCTCCCGGTCCATCGCCTGCAGGAGATGGCAAAGAGGGCGGCCCGTGCTTGA
- a CDS encoding LysR family transcriptional regulator translates to MAALRDPDAIPVSYEKLPGDGETLLRSGLSLRHMRMIAALDDHGRVSAAAQVMNISQPAASRMIAEMEAVLDVKLCERLPRGVTLTPYGQALARRARSILLEMREADREIAELKAGKGGSVFLGAVTAPAIELAVPAIREIRRIYPRIEITMQVETSNVLARELIASRHDFIIARIPDDLNPRLFESRVIGVEKACLIVRRGHPLARGNVVRLEDTAAYDWVFQSGGSPLRQAMESNFLNRNIALPDRILNTSSLLLTLVMVAQSDAIAPVSVQVAKFIQNPDGLAGAIDVVQTEFDIEVRPYSLITVRNRVLSPAAKMLHDFILREVG, encoded by the coding sequence ATGGCGGCGTTGCGCGATCCCGATGCGATTCCAGTAAGTTACGAGAAGCTCCCGGGAGACGGGGAAACACTCCTGCGCAGTGGCTTGAGCTTGCGCCACATGCGCATGATAGCCGCCCTCGACGATCACGGACGGGTGAGCGCCGCGGCCCAGGTCATGAACATCTCCCAGCCGGCCGCCTCGCGCATGATCGCCGAGATGGAGGCGGTGCTCGACGTCAAGCTGTGCGAACGGCTGCCGCGCGGCGTAACCCTCACCCCCTATGGCCAGGCACTTGCCAGGCGGGCGCGCTCGATCCTGCTCGAGATGCGCGAAGCCGATCGCGAGATTGCCGAGCTCAAGGCAGGCAAGGGCGGCTCGGTGTTCCTCGGCGCCGTGACCGCGCCGGCGATCGAATTGGCCGTGCCGGCGATTCGCGAGATCCGCCGCATCTACCCGCGCATCGAGATCACCATGCAGGTCGAAACGTCGAACGTGCTCGCCCGCGAGCTGATCGCCTCGCGCCACGACTTTATCATCGCCCGCATTCCCGACGACCTCAATCCGCGGCTGTTCGAATCCCGCGTCATCGGCGTCGAGAAGGCCTGCCTGATCGTACGCCGCGGCCACCCGCTCGCGAGGGGTAATGTGGTGCGGCTGGAAGACACCGCTGCCTATGACTGGGTCTTCCAGTCGGGCGGTTCGCCCTTGCGCCAGGCGATGGAGAGCAACTTCCTGAACCGCAACATCGCGCTGCCGGACCGGATCTTGAACACCAGCTCGCTGCTGCTCACGCTGGTCATGGTCGCGCAATCCGATGCCATCGCGCCGGTATCGGTGCAGGTGGCGAAGTTCATCCAGAACCCGGACGGGCTTGCCGGCGCCATCGACGTCGTCCAGACCGAATTCGACATCGAGGTCAGGCCCTACAGCCTGATCACGGTCAGGAATCGCGTACTGTCGCCGGCGGCCAAGATGCTGCATGATTTCATCCTGCGCGAAGTGGGCTGA
- the chvE gene encoding multiple monosaccharide ABC transporter substrate-binding protein codes for MKIIKTLAAVAALGIAAMSYQAHAADKGLVGVLMPTKTSQRWINDGDAVKSQLEALGYTVDLQYAQDDIPNQLSQLENEITKGPKALIIASIDGTTLSDALQKANDAGVVVVAYDRLIKKTPNVDYYTTFDNFGVGVIQANSLVKGLKERFPNTKPWNVELFGGSPDDNNAFFFYNGAISVLQPLIDDGSIKIKSGQMGMDKVGTLRWLAATAQARMDNLLSANYSDGSRVDGVLSPYDGLSRGITASLRAVGYGTAAQPWPIVTGQDAETASVKLIISGEQYSTVFKDTRDLAKATVGLVDKVLSGGKPDGLDTKTYNNDVKVVPSILLTPHEVDKSNYQKLVVDSGYIKAEDLK; via the coding sequence GTGAAGATTATCAAGACGCTGGCCGCCGTGGCGGCCCTTGGCATCGCTGCCATGAGCTATCAGGCGCACGCGGCCGACAAGGGTCTTGTCGGCGTGCTGATGCCGACCAAGACCTCGCAGCGCTGGATCAACGACGGCGACGCCGTCAAATCCCAGCTCGAGGCTCTCGGCTACACTGTCGACCTGCAGTATGCGCAGGACGACATCCCCAACCAGCTCAGCCAGCTGGAAAACGAAATCACCAAGGGCCCGAAGGCGCTGATCATCGCTTCGATCGACGGCACCACTTTGTCGGATGCGCTGCAGAAGGCCAACGACGCGGGCGTCGTCGTCGTCGCCTATGACCGCCTGATCAAGAAGACACCCAATGTCGACTATTATACCACCTTCGACAATTTCGGCGTCGGCGTGATCCAGGCGAATTCGCTGGTCAAGGGTCTCAAGGAGCGCTTTCCGAACACCAAGCCGTGGAACGTCGAACTGTTCGGCGGCTCGCCGGACGACAACAACGCCTTCTTCTTCTACAACGGTGCGATTTCGGTCCTGCAGCCGTTGATCGACGACGGCTCGATCAAGATCAAGTCCGGTCAGATGGGCATGGACAAGGTCGGCACGCTGCGCTGGCTGGCGGCAACCGCCCAGGCCCGCATGGACAACCTCCTGTCGGCGAACTACTCGGACGGCAGCCGCGTCGATGGCGTTCTGTCGCCCTATGACGGCCTGTCGCGCGGTATCACCGCATCGCTGCGCGCGGTGGGCTACGGCACGGCCGCTCAGCCCTGGCCGATCGTGACCGGTCAGGACGCCGAGACCGCCTCGGTCAAGCTGATCATCTCGGGTGAGCAGTACTCGACCGTGTTCAAGGACACCCGCGACCTGGCCAAGGCCACTGTCGGACTGGTCGACAAGGTGCTCTCAGGCGGCAAGCCTGACGGCCTCGACACCAAGACCTACAACAACGACGTCAAGGTCGTTCCCTCGATCCTGTTGACGCCGCATGAGGTCGACAAGTCGAACTACCAGAAGCTGGTCGTCGACTCCGGTTACATCAAGGCCGAAGACCTGAAGTAA
- the mmsA gene encoding multiple monosaccharide ABC transporter ATP-binding protein, giving the protein MTSTILEMRDITKTFPGVKALSNVNLSVEEGEIHAVVGENGAGKSTLMKVLSGVYPSGTYDGQIIFQGQECHFRGIHDSEHKGIVIIHQELALVPMLSIAENIFLGNEHARYGVIDWHANEARTSELLKKVGLREDPKTLITNIGVGKQQLVEIAKALSKEVKLLILDEPTASLSEKDSQALLDLLLEFKRQGMTSILISHKLNEVNRVADKVTVIRDGRTIETLPRKEISEDRIITSMVGRSLDDRYPPREPDIGDVIFEVKDWSVYHPIHAERQVIKSIDLKVRKGEVVGIAGLMGAGRTEFAMSLFGRSYGRHISGEVLLNGKPADLSTVGKAVQNGIAYVTEDRKTYGLNLIDHIKHNVTLANLAGVSNGGVIDDMREMSVANDYRKKTNIRASSVYQLTGNLSGGNQQKVVLSKWLFADPEVLILDEPTRGIDVGAKYEIYTIIARLAAEGKAIIVISSEMPELLGISDRIYVMNEGRMVGEMAASDASQEKIMRAIVRGEGKAS; this is encoded by the coding sequence ATGACCTCGACGATTTTGGAGATGCGCGACATCACCAAGACGTTCCCCGGCGTGAAGGCGCTCTCGAACGTCAACCTCAGCGTAGAGGAAGGCGAGATCCACGCCGTGGTCGGCGAGAATGGCGCCGGCAAGTCGACGCTGATGAAGGTGCTGTCGGGCGTCTATCCCTCCGGCACCTATGATGGCCAAATCATCTTTCAGGGCCAGGAATGCCATTTCAGAGGCATCCATGACAGCGAACACAAGGGCATTGTCATCATCCACCAGGAACTTGCGCTGGTGCCGATGCTGTCGATCGCCGAAAACATTTTCCTCGGCAACGAACACGCCAGATACGGCGTCATCGACTGGCACGCCAACGAGGCGCGCACGTCCGAGCTTTTGAAGAAAGTCGGTCTCAGGGAAGACCCCAAGACGCTGATCACCAATATCGGCGTCGGCAAGCAGCAGCTGGTCGAGATCGCCAAGGCGCTCAGCAAGGAAGTCAAGCTCCTGATCCTCGACGAGCCGACGGCATCGCTCAGTGAGAAGGACAGCCAGGCGCTGCTCGATCTTTTGCTTGAGTTCAAGCGGCAGGGCATGACCTCGATCCTGATCTCCCACAAGCTCAACGAGGTGAACCGCGTCGCCGACAAGGTGACGGTGATCCGCGACGGGCGCACGATCGAGACATTGCCGCGGAAGGAGATCAGCGAGGACCGGATCATCACCTCCATGGTCGGCCGGTCTCTCGACGATCGCTACCCGCCGCGCGAGCCTGATATCGGCGACGTCATTTTCGAGGTCAAGGACTGGTCCGTCTACCACCCGATCCATGCCGAACGGCAAGTGATCAAGAGCATCGACCTCAAGGTGCGCAAGGGCGAAGTTGTCGGCATCGCCGGGCTGATGGGCGCCGGCCGCACCGAATTCGCCATGAGCCTGTTCGGTCGCTCCTATGGCCGGCACATCAGCGGGGAGGTGCTGCTCAACGGCAAGCCCGCAGACCTTTCGACAGTGGGCAAGGCAGTGCAGAACGGCATCGCCTACGTCACCGAAGACCGCAAAACCTATGGGCTGAACCTCATTGACCACATCAAGCACAATGTGACGCTGGCCAACCTCGCCGGCGTTTCCAATGGCGGCGTCATCGACGATATGCGCGAAATGAGCGTCGCCAACGACTATCGCAAAAAGACCAATATCCGTGCATCCAGCGTCTATCAGCTGACCGGCAATCTCTCGGGCGGCAACCAACAGAAGGTGGTGCTGTCGAAATGGCTGTTCGCCGACCCGGAGGTTCTGATCCTCGACGAGCCGACGCGCGGCATTGACGTCGGTGCCAAGTACGAAATCTATACAATCATCGCTCGCCTCGCCGCCGAGGGCAAGGCGATCATCGTCATCTCATCGGAAATGCCGGAACTGCTCGGCATCTCCGACAGAATATATGTCATGAACGAAGGACGCATGGTCGGCGAGATGGCGGCAAGCGACGCCAGCCAGGAAAAAATCATGCGCGCCATTGTTCGCGGAGAAGGAAAAGCATCATGA
- a CDS encoding class I SAM-dependent methyltransferase, with protein MLEAEFDQLAREYQEQHAASIRLSGESPDFFAKYKVDDVAATLGRAGVKPRRILDFGAGVGNSLGYMRAAFPDSEIVLLDPSRESLDIASERFPGQAAFAHFDGQTIPFADGSFDLAFAACVFHHIPGNLQIGLFAEIGRVLANGGSFFVFEHNPWNPLTTHAVRNCAFDENAVLISSPQMGRRMAAAGLSGTRIVYRIFFPRLLAKLRPLERFLTKIPVGAQYFAHVVKPLV; from the coding sequence GTGCTTGAGGCCGAATTCGACCAGCTTGCGCGCGAGTACCAAGAGCAGCATGCCGCGAGCATAAGGCTCAGTGGTGAGTCGCCGGACTTCTTCGCGAAATACAAGGTCGACGACGTCGCGGCGACACTGGGACGGGCCGGCGTGAAGCCCAGGCGCATACTCGACTTCGGTGCCGGCGTCGGCAATTCGCTCGGCTATATGCGCGCAGCGTTCCCCGATAGCGAGATCGTCCTGCTCGATCCTTCGCGGGAATCGCTCGACATCGCCAGCGAACGTTTCCCTGGTCAGGCCGCGTTCGCGCATTTCGACGGCCAGACCATCCCCTTCGCCGACGGTAGCTTCGACCTTGCTTTCGCGGCTTGTGTTTTCCATCACATCCCCGGGAACCTTCAGATCGGACTGTTCGCGGAGATCGGCAGGGTGCTGGCCAATGGCGGCAGTTTCTTTGTCTTCGAGCACAATCCGTGGAATCCGCTCACCACCCACGCGGTAAGGAACTGCGCCTTCGACGAGAACGCGGTCCTGATAAGCTCGCCGCAGATGGGCAGGCGAATGGCCGCGGCGGGCCTTTCCGGCACTCGGATCGTCTATCGGATTTTCTTTCCCAGACTGCTTGCAAAGCTGCGGCCGCTTGAGCGTTTCCTGACCAAGATACCTGTTGGAGCCCAATATTTTGCGCATGTGGTCAAGCCGCTCGTTTGA
- a CDS encoding FkbM family methyltransferase has protein sequence MFRPFDRALKRSRDKLFAGLRTFDGFRYFSLLTINEDIVFVTRQFADHRLVFSPHELVGRHLFRNGQYQRALADRVLEIIGQPFGKTLLELGANIGTHSVYLTRQGHFDRLICVEPAPNNIHLLKQNLALNGLAEKTSVIECAVGDRDGTVDFYFDEKNFGASSITDHGGTSVQVPLRRVDGILQDLDVSPEEIGLVWMDIEGAEPDAIRSMGEIVDQGVPILMEYVPGRYDRAKVSEMTEYLARSYRRCIVFDGKSEKQADIRELPEDTYDILLLP, from the coding sequence ATGTTTCGACCATTCGACAGGGCGCTAAAGCGCTCGCGCGACAAATTGTTCGCCGGACTCCGTACCTTTGACGGGTTTCGGTACTTCAGCCTGCTGACGATCAATGAAGACATAGTTTTTGTCACAAGGCAGTTCGCTGACCACAGGCTTGTTTTCTCGCCTCATGAACTAGTAGGCCGGCACCTTTTCAGGAATGGCCAATATCAGCGAGCCTTGGCTGACAGGGTACTTGAGATAATCGGCCAGCCCTTTGGGAAAACGCTGTTGGAGCTAGGCGCAAACATCGGGACACATAGCGTCTATCTCACCAGGCAAGGGCATTTTGACCGGCTGATCTGCGTCGAGCCGGCGCCGAACAATATCCACCTGCTGAAGCAGAACCTTGCCTTGAACGGGCTGGCTGAGAAAACCTCGGTCATCGAGTGTGCGGTTGGGGACAGGGATGGGACAGTCGATTTCTATTTTGACGAGAAGAATTTTGGGGCCAGCAGCATAACTGATCACGGCGGAACATCGGTTCAAGTCCCACTGCGCCGCGTGGACGGCATACTGCAAGACCTCGACGTCAGCCCGGAAGAGATCGGGCTTGTATGGATGGATATCGAAGGCGCCGAACCCGATGCGATCAGATCCATGGGGGAGATTGTGGATCAAGGTGTTCCGATTCTCATGGAATACGTGCCCGGCCGTTACGATCGAGCCAAAGTCTCCGAAATGACGGAATACCTGGCCCGCTCCTATCGACGATGCATCGTGTTCGACGGCAAGTCCGAGAAACAGGCCGATATCCGCGAACTGCCAGAAGATACCTACGATATCCTACTTTTGCCGTAG
- a CDS encoding protamine-2 (modular protein): MERRLFLTGMLGVAGAVAFASVAGPGRALAGVPQGNGILDELDKPDPAVFEGDDQVELEQVSDRRWRRWRHRGPDGYWRRRHGRRRGWRRVCRSYWRHGRRRVRCRRERVWLRVWL; encoded by the coding sequence ATGGAACGTCGGTTGTTTCTTACTGGAATGCTTGGCGTTGCGGGGGCAGTGGCGTTTGCGAGCGTGGCCGGACCTGGCCGCGCGCTTGCCGGTGTTCCCCAAGGCAATGGAATTCTCGATGAATTGGACAAGCCGGATCCGGCTGTCTTCGAAGGGGACGATCAGGTCGAACTGGAGCAGGTCTCCGATCGCCGCTGGCGTCGCTGGAGACATCGCGGTCCCGATGGCTACTGGCGTCGCCGCCATGGACGCCGCCGCGGCTGGAGACGGGTTTGCCGCAGCTACTGGCGCCACGGCCGCCGCCGCGTCCGCTGCCGGCGCGAGCGCGTCTGGCTCCGCGTCTGGCTGTAA
- the mmsB gene encoding multiple monosaccharide ABC transporter permease translates to MSTDSAPAPQSGTAEDVKQGPRIAVSALTTNLREYGLIIALIVIMLFFQYTTSGTLFKPVNLSNLVQQNSFIIVMALGMLLVIVAGYIDLSVGSVAGFIGALAAMMMVIWPLGMFSNPLVVSIVCLVVGGLIGGAQGYWIAYHRIPSFIVTLAGMLIFRGICQALLGGGSSVGPLPDSFKALSSGFIPDVIGPLTLIPPTVNAAGKTIVGSGLTLHMTTIVLGVVAVLAYAYFGFRGRRKRERHGYEAEPFTLFVIKTLVGSALALFLVFQFATYRGLPIVLLVMGVLISLFVFVTKRMTIGRRIYAMGGNAKAAQLSGINTERLTLLVFVNMGVLSALGGLIIAARLGQAVPAAGLGSELDVIAAVFIGGASAMGGVGQVIGAVVGGFIMGVMNNGMSIMGVNVDWQQVVKGLVLLGAVIFDVYNKNKA, encoded by the coding sequence ATGAGCACAGACAGCGCTCCCGCGCCGCAAAGCGGCACCGCCGAGGACGTCAAGCAGGGTCCTCGCATCGCCGTCTCGGCGCTGACGACGAACCTGCGCGAATACGGCCTGATCATCGCGCTGATCGTCATCATGCTGTTCTTCCAGTACACGACGTCGGGAACGCTGTTCAAACCGGTCAACCTCAGCAACCTGGTGCAGCAGAACTCGTTCATCATCGTGATGGCGCTCGGCATGCTGCTGGTCATCGTCGCCGGCTATATCGATCTCAGCGTAGGATCGGTCGCCGGCTTCATCGGCGCACTTGCCGCCATGATGATGGTCATCTGGCCGCTCGGCATGTTCAGCAACCCACTGGTGGTCTCGATCGTCTGCCTGGTCGTCGGCGGGTTGATCGGTGGGGCCCAAGGCTACTGGATCGCCTATCACCGCATACCAAGCTTCATCGTGACGCTCGCCGGCATGCTGATCTTCCGCGGCATCTGCCAGGCGCTGCTTGGCGGCGGCTCCTCGGTCGGTCCGCTTCCCGACAGTTTCAAGGCGCTGAGTTCCGGCTTCATCCCGGACGTGATCGGCCCGCTGACGCTGATCCCACCGACGGTGAATGCCGCCGGCAAGACCATTGTCGGCAGCGGGCTCACGCTGCACATGACCACGATCGTGCTGGGCGTGGTCGCGGTGCTCGCCTACGCCTATTTCGGCTTCAGGGGGCGGCGCAAGCGCGAACGCCACGGTTATGAGGCCGAGCCTTTCACGCTGTTCGTCATCAAGACCCTGGTAGGCAGCGCGCTGGCGCTGTTCCTGGTCTTCCAGTTCGCGACCTATCGGGGCCTGCCGATCGTGCTCCTGGTGATGGGCGTGTTGATTTCATTGTTCGTCTTCGTCACCAAGCGCATGACCATCGGCCGCCGCATCTATGCCATGGGTGGCAACGCCAAGGCGGCGCAACTGTCTGGCATCAACACCGAACGGCTGACGCTCCTGGTGTTCGTCAATATGGGCGTGCTGTCGGCACTCGGCGGCCTCATCATCGCCGCGCGTCTCGGCCAGGCCGTGCCGGCCGCGGGCCTCGGCAGCGAGCTCGACGTGATCGCGGCCGTCTTCATTGGCGGCGCCTCGGCGATGGGCGGCGTCGGCCAGGTCATCGGCGCGGTGGTCGGCGGCTTCATCATGGGCGTGATGAACAACGGCATGTCGATCATGGGGGTCAATGTCGACTGGCAGCAGGTGGTCAAGGGACTGGTCCTGCTCGGGGCCGTCATCTTCGACGTCTACAACAAGAACAAGGCTTAA